The following proteins are encoded in a genomic region of Amycolatopsis sulphurea:
- the mftE gene encoding mycofactocin biosynthesis peptidyl-dipeptidase MftE encodes MRLADATWPSVAERAADGAILAVPIGATEQHGPHLPLSTDTDLAVALCERLAAIRPDVLVAPPVPYGSSGEHAGFAGTLSIGQAATELLLLELGRSAGETFRHLLFVSAHGGNTGPLARAVARLRAESRDVEVYQPRWQGDPHAGRPETAMQLALRPDVVEMDCAEPGDRRPLGEVLPLLREGGVRAVSHNGVLGDPTGANAAEGEELLTVLTVALVSQVDGWCPR; translated from the coding sequence GTGCGGCTGGCGGATGCGACGTGGCCGTCCGTCGCGGAGCGTGCGGCGGACGGGGCGATCCTGGCCGTGCCGATCGGGGCGACCGAACAGCACGGCCCGCATCTGCCGCTGAGCACGGACACCGATCTGGCCGTCGCGTTGTGTGAACGGCTGGCCGCGATTCGGCCGGACGTGCTGGTGGCGCCGCCGGTGCCGTACGGCTCCAGCGGTGAGCACGCCGGGTTCGCCGGGACGTTGTCGATCGGCCAGGCGGCGACGGAGCTGCTGTTGCTGGAACTCGGCCGTTCGGCGGGCGAGACGTTCCGGCACCTGCTGTTCGTTTCCGCGCACGGGGGCAACACCGGGCCGCTCGCGCGGGCGGTCGCCCGGCTGCGCGCGGAATCTCGGGACGTCGAGGTGTATCAGCCGCGCTGGCAAGGGGATCCGCATGCCGGGCGGCCGGAAACCGCGATGCAGCTGGCGTTGCGGCCCGATGTGGTCGAAATGGACTGTGCCGAGCCGGGGGATCGGCGGCCGCTCGGTGAGGTGCTGCCGTTGCTGCGCGAGGGAGGAGTGCGTGCGGTGAGCCACAACGGCGTGCTCGGCGATCCGACCGGGGCGAACGCGGCGGAGGGCGAGGAGCTGCTGACCGTGCTCACCGTGGCCTTGGTGTCCCAAGTGGACGGTTGGTGTCCGCGGTGA
- a CDS encoding mycofactocin-coupled SDR family oxidoreductase, whose amino-acid sequence MSAVTARVALVTGAARGIGAATVLRLARQGYAVLAVDRASDDPVLPYPMGGADELAAVVRAAREHSPEIGEFVADVRDPTAIAAAVAEVENRWGGMDVAIAAAGVIAGGVPLWEVPPDQERAVLEVNLHGVLNLARVAVPALLRRPRPRSGRFLAIASAAATRGLPMLAAYCAAKAAVAGLIHALGVELGDSGVTANAVSPGSTDTPILAESARLYDLPDAAAFAAQQPMGRVLDPDEVAAVLEFLAGPGSSAMTGAVVPVDGGLAL is encoded by the coding sequence GTGTCCGCGGTGACCGCGCGGGTCGCGCTCGTCACCGGTGCGGCGCGGGGGATCGGGGCCGCGACCGTGCTGCGGCTGGCCCGGCAGGGGTACGCCGTGCTCGCGGTGGATCGTGCCTCGGATGATCCGGTGCTGCCGTATCCGATGGGTGGCGCGGACGAGCTGGCGGCCGTGGTGCGTGCTGCGCGGGAGCATTCGCCGGAGATCGGGGAGTTCGTCGCCGACGTCCGGGATCCGACGGCGATCGCGGCCGCGGTCGCGGAGGTGGAAAACCGCTGGGGCGGAATGGATGTGGCGATCGCCGCGGCCGGCGTGATCGCCGGTGGGGTGCCGTTGTGGGAGGTGCCGCCGGATCAGGAACGGGCGGTGCTGGAGGTGAATCTCCACGGCGTGCTGAACCTCGCCCGCGTCGCGGTGCCCGCCCTGCTGCGGCGCCCACGTCCGAGATCGGGACGGTTCCTCGCGATTGCTTCCGCGGCGGCCACCCGCGGATTGCCGATGTTGGCTGCGTACTGTGCGGCGAAAGCGGCCGTCGCCGGGCTGATCCACGCACTTGGGGTGGAGCTGGGCGATTCCGGGGTGACTGCGAACGCGGTGAGCCCCGGTTCGACCGATACCCCGATTCTCGCGGAGAGCGCCCGGCTGTACGACTTGCCGGACGCGGCCGCTTTCGCTGCGCAACAGCCGATGGGCCGGGTGCTCGATCCGGACGAGGTCGCCGCGGTGCTGGAGTTCCTGGCGGGGCCGGGCAGCAGCGCGATGACCGGCGCCGTGGTGCCGGTCGATGGAGGGCTAGCGCTATGA